The genomic DNA CCGAGATCCTTCGTCCGTGCGTGCCCCTCGCATCCGGTCGCCTGGTGCGGGCGGCCGAGCCCGGCGAGCACGTGTCCAGGCAGGTAGGCAGTATGCCGAGTTTACCTGCCCAGCTCAGGACATCACTTGCCACTGCGTGCCGAGATCGGCGAGCATGCGCGATCAACCGGCCCTGGTGCGGCTTCTGCCAGTGCGATTCGCCGAGGACGAGGCCCGCCGGCGGCCGATTCGTCATCAGTTCGATATGACGGGGCAGCAGGTCGCCGGTGATCCAGGCCCAGCGACTGTCGCGATCGGCCCAGGTCAGTTCACTACTTCCACATCACCGGTGACACACGTTCGTCCAGGCGAGGCGGTTCGGTCATGCCGTGGTGCGCGGGCGCGGCCGGATCGGGCGTCCCGGCCCGCCACTGCGCCAGCAGCAGCATCGTCACCACGAACAGCGCGGTGACCAGTGCCGCCACCGCGAGCATCGCGAAGCCCGCCTGCGCACGCTCGACCCGCACGGCCGGTGACGGCACATGAGGACGCCGACGCGGTGCGACCCGGGCCCGTTCGTAGCGCACCGGCGCGCCCCCCGGCCTGCCGACCAGTGGCCGTCGGTCGACCTGCCGCACCCGTCGGGCGTCCCGGCCGACGACACGCCGCCCGCGCACCGGGAGCTTGCGCCCCACGTCGGCGTCACGAACCCCCGGAGCGCACGTCGCCGAACGGTATTCCACGATGGCGCCGCGCGCCGCGTCGCATTCCTCGACGTCGCGCAGCGCGGGGGACATTCCCGCTCCGAAGTCATCGTCGACAAGCGGCGGAGTCGCGGATCTCGCTGCGATGGAACGGATCTGGTGGTTCATCGGCCAAACCTCCGTGGGGAATTTCCAGGGGAAACCGTCGTGATGGGGATGTCGGCGGGAGACTCGCGGCCTCCCCGGTTCGGGACGCACAGCCGGTGCGGTAATCGCTCACATGTTCGAAGAACGTATGTTCGAATTTCTAGCACGCGAACTCCGCGATGTCACCACCCCCGCCGACGCGAGTCGAACGGATGTTTGAAGATTCACCGCCGCCGGACTAGATTCGGAGCCGACGACAGACGACGGGAAAGGCGGGTTGCGGTGAGCCGTACAGATGACGCGGGTGAGGAGAGCGGAGTCGCCGTCGACCCCGCCCTGAACGGGGCGGATCTCACTGTGCGTCAGCGCAAGGTACTCGACGTCATCCGGTCGTCGGTGAGCGAGCGCGGCTACCCGCCGAGCATCAGAGAGATCGGCGACGCCGTCGGCCTCACGTCCACCTCCTCGGTCGCCCATCAACTGCGTGCCCTCGAACGCAAGGGCTACCTGCGGCGCGACCCGAATCGTCCACGCGCCGTGGACGTGCGGGGCCTCGACGAGGCGGTGCGCGCGGTGACCGCACTGCCCGGCGGCGCCGAGGCACGCGAATCCGCCGCCGACCCCTCCCGCCCGACGCCCACCTTCGTGCCGGTCCTCGGCCGGATCGCCGCGGGCGGGCCGATTCTCGCCGAGCAGGCCGTCGAGGACGTCTTCCCGCTGCCGCGCGAACTCGTCGGTGACGGGTCGCTGTTCCTGCTGCGGGTGGTCGGCGAATCCATGGTGGACGCGGCGATCTGTGACGGCGACTGGGTGGTGGTGCGCCAGCAGAATGTCGCCGAGAACGGCGATATCGTCGCGGCCATGATCGACGGCGAGGCGACGGTCAAGACGTTCAAGCACATCGGCAAGGACGTGTGGCTGATGCCGCACAACCCCCTGTTCGAACCGATCCCGGGTAACGACGCCCGCATTCTGGGCAAGGTCGTCACCGTCATCCGCAAGGTCTGAGGCCGTCGGCGCCGACCGGCGCCTCGGCGAGGCGAACAACGTGGTGGACAGGCACGAGGTAGACCAGCAGCGCGGGTCTCCCGCGCGGGTCTGGTACGCCGCCTACGGCTCCAATATGCATCTGGACCGGTTGCGCTGTTATCTGGCCGGCGGGCGTCCGCGCGGCGGGTCGATCGAACTACCCGGCGCACGTGACCCCGCCGACCCGATCCGCTCCCGCGCCGTGGAGATCCCGGGGGTGCTCTATTTCGCCACCGAATCGCTGACCTGGACCGGCGGGCGCGCCTTCTACTGCCCCGACGCGGCCGGGCGTACGGCGGCGCGTGCCCATCTGCTGACCACGGAACAGTTCGCCGACATCGTCGCGCAGGAGATGTACCGCCCGCCGGGCACCGACCTCGATCTCCACGAGGTGCTGGCGGCCGGTCGTGCCCGACTCGGGCCGGGCCGATACGAGACGCTCGTACACGTGGGCACCCTCGACGGGTGGCCGATGCTCACCTGCACCGCACCGTGGCACCACACCGGTGTGCCCGGGAACCCGCCCGCACGCGCCTACCTGCGGCATCTGGCCGCCGGGCTGGCCGAATCGCACGACTGGCCGCTCACGCGCATCGCCGCGTACCTGGCCACCCGCCCCGGCGCGGCTGCGGCATGGTCGCCCGAAGCAGTGGCCGAAGTCATCCGCCCGCGGCTCTGACCGCGTCCTGGAACACACCTGTTTGGCCGAGGAGACCGGGGGTATGACCACGTGAGTCGAGTCCAACGGCAGCGAGAATGCAACGAGGGAGATATCCCATGCGCGAGACCGCCGCGCCCGCCCGGACCGCGAACACCGGCTCCGAGGAGCGACGTAAGAGCCGCCACACCGAAGACACCTACGACAACATCGAGCCCCGGTTCGCCGAGCTGGCGGCTCTGTCGAGCACCGATCCGCGCAGAGAAGCACTGCGCGAACACATCATCGAACTGTGCCTGCCGCTCGCGGATCACATCGCGCGGCGATTCACCGGCCGCGGAGAAGCCTTCGACGACCTGCATCAAACCGCTCGCCTGGGCCTGGTGCAGGCCGTCGACCGGTTCGATGTGAGCCGGGGCAGCTCCTTCCTCGCCTTCGCGGTGCCCACCATCATGGGTGAAGTGCGCCGTCACTTCCGTGATCACACCTGGGCACTGCGGGTGCCGCGCCGAGCCAAGGAGCTCCAGGCGCTGATCGGCCCGGCCACCGAAATTCTGTCGCAGCGCCTCGGGCGGATGCCATCGGCGCGCGAGATCGCCGATGAGCTCGACATCGAGCTCAGCGAGGTGACTCGCGCGCTGGTCGCCGCGAACGCCTACTCGACCAACACCCTGCACGCCGTCGGCCGCGACGACGACGGCAATGCGGGATTGTCGGTCGGTGACAGCCTGGGTTCCGAGGAGCCCTGCTACACGCTGATGGAAGACGCGATGGCGGTGCGTCCGCTGATCGCGGCACTGCCCGATCGGGAACGTCAGGTGCTGATCTGGCGTTTCTACGATTCGCTGACCCAGTCGCAGATCGCCGAGCGCCTCGGCGTGTCGCAGATGCAGGTCTCGCGCATCCTCAATCGGACGCTCAATCAGCTCCGGGAGTCGGCACTGGCCGAGCCGGTCGCTGCTGTCGCCTGAGCATTGCCCCACCCGCGCCCGCGGGATCGCCGAGCGGTCCCCGGGCGCTGTGCATACTGCCGCCACGGTTTGATCCGCATCTCCCCCGGGTAGTTGCTGTTGGATAGCTATCACTGTTCAATAGCGATCAGGTCCGTGAGCTATCAGCTTCGTGCGGTCTTCCGCTCATCACGGGACCACTGCTCCACTCGCAGCGTGACGTTTTTCCAGCAGGACATGCATGTGCTCGTCGCAGGACGTGTTTTCGGCAGGAATGGCACCACCCCCTATGCAGGAGGATGAGTCGTGGGCGTTCGGTCTGGTTCGAACTCTGATTCTGTGCCGCTGGGCGGCGACGGCGCGGGTCTGGCCGACCCACGCGGCGGGATGCACATCGTGCTCGTCGCCCCGCCGTACTTCCAGGTCCCGCCGACCGGTTACGGCGGCGTCGAGGCCGTCGTCGCGCAACTGGCCGATACCCTCGTCGCCCGCGGTCATCGGGTCAGCCTGATCGGGGTCGGCGCGCCGGGCACCGAGGCAGACTTCGTCCAGGTCGCCGAACGCGGCGCCGCCGAACAACTCGGTGAGGCCTATCCTGAAGTGCTGCACGCACTTCGGGTGCGCCAGGCCGTCGAGGAGCTGGCCGCGAGGGAGCCGATCGACGTGGTGCACGACCACACCTTCGCCGGAGTGCTCAACGCGCCGTCCTACCATCAGCTCGGCATTCCGACGGTGCTGACCGTGCACGGCGCGGTCGACGGCGAATTCGCCGAGTACTTCCGGCGTATCGGGGACACCGCGGGACTGGTCGCCATCAGCGACCGGCAGCGCGCGCTCGCACCCGATCTGAACTGGGTCGGACGGGTGCACAATGCCCTGGTCCCGAGGCAATGGCCGTTTCGCGCCGAAAAAGATTCCTACGCACTGTTTCTCGGCCGCTTCTCGCCGTGCAAGGGCGCCGATCTCGCGGTGCGCGCCGCACACGAGGCGGGCGTACCGTTGATCCTGGCCGCCAAGTGCATCGAACCGATCGAGCGAGAGTTCTTCGAGGACTGCGTGCAGCCATTGCTCACCGACGACGATCTGGTGTTCGGCGAGGCGGATTCGACGCAGAAGCGCACGCTGCTGGCCGACGCGCGTTGCCTGTTGTTCCCGATCCGCTGGGAGGAACCCTTCGGCATGGTGCTGATCGAGGCGATGGCCTGCGGGACGCCGGTGGTCGCGATGCGCGGCGGCGCGGTCGAAGAGGTTGTCGAGCACGGCGTCACCGGCTGGGTGTGCGACGAGGCCGCAGCACTGCCGGACTACATGTTGCGCAGCGAGGAGATCGATCCGCGCGCGTGCCGATCCCGGGTGGAGCGGTTGTTCAGCGTCGATCGGTTGGCCGCCGGCTACGAGGCGGTCTATCTCGAGACGGTGGCAGGCTACCGTGACCCGGTCCCGGAGGCCCGGCAGCGGTCCGCCACGCTCGTGACGGCGGTGCGGTGATGACCGCGCCGCTGCGCCCCCTGGCCGGAACCGCGACGGTCAGCTTGGTCCAGCCCGACACCGGTTGCCTGTGTGTGAGCGACCGGGGCGGCGACATCCACCGCGACGCCACGCAGGGCCTGTTCTACCGCAACGCGCGGGTGCTGTCGCAATGGGAGCTGACGGTGGAGGGACGTGCCGTCGAACAGATCGCCTTCGACAACGTCGGCCCCGGCCAGACCCGCTTCCTGCTGCGGGTGACCCCGTACTCCGGCTGCGCGAGTACCGTTCTGCTGGAACGGCACCGGATCCTCGGACACGGCCTCACCGAGTCGATCACCGTGCGCAATCTCGGCTACGAGGACACCGCGCTGACGCTGACCCTGGACGTGGACGCCGATTTCGCCGATCTGACCGCCGTCAAACACGGCAAGCCGGAGGCGGGCGGCGGCGACGTCACCGTCAGCGGCGAGGAGATGCTGTTCATCGACGACAGCGACGCCGGGCACGGGGTGGCCGTCCACGCCACCGGCGAACCCAAGGTCACACCGGGGTTGTTTCGCTGGCGCGCGGTGGTTCCCGCGCAGGGCCGCTGGCAGGCCGAAGTGGGGGCCCAGCCGGTGAACCGGTATCGACGGATGCCGATCGTCGGCTCCGAGACCCCGCACGAACCGGACGAGCCGACGGTCAGCTGGCGCAACACCCCCACCCGCGTGCACGCGACCGCCACGGAATTCGCCCGGGTACTCACCTATGCCGAGAACGATCTGGCAGCCCTGGCCATCCACGACGAGAGCGGCGCACCGGCCTATCTCGCCGCGGGTGCGCCTTGGTCGATCCAGTTGTCCGGCCGCGACAGCCTGCTCAGCGCCTGGATGACGCTGCCGTTGAATCCCGATCTGGCACTGAGCACTCTGGCCAGGCTGGCTGCGCTGCAGGGCACCACCAGCGATCCGCACACCGAAGAGGAGCCCGGCCGTATCCTGCGCGTCCACCACGGCCCCGTCGGCGCCACCGACCGCGAGGGCGCCTGCTACGGATCGGTGGACACCACACCGCTGTTCGTCATGCTGCTCGGTGAGGCGCTGCGCTGGGGCGCCGATCCGGCCGATGTGCGCAGGTTGCTGCCCGCCGCCGACGCCGCGCTGACCTGGATCGACGAGTACGGCGATCTCGACGGGGACGGCTTCGTCGAATACCGCCGACGTACCGACCGCGGCCGGATCAACCAGAGCTGGAAGGACAGCTGCGACTGCATCAACGACGCGCACGGTCATCGCGCCGATCCGCCGATCGCGCTCGCGGAGGTCCAGGGCTATGCCTACGCCGCCGAACTGGCACGCGCGGACCTGGCCGACGTGTTCGACGATCAGCGCACCGCCGAACGGCTACGGGCGCGCGCCGCCGCGCGCAAGGCCAGGTTCGACGCGGCCTTCTGGCTTCCCGAGCACGGCCACTACGCGCTGGGGCTCGACGGGCACAAGGCTCATATCGACGCGCTGACCAGCAACCCGGCGCACTGCCTGTGGACCGGGATAGTCGCCGACGAACGCGCCGCGCAACTGGTCGAATCGCTGGCGAGCCGCTCGATGGGCAACGGATTCGGCCTGCGCACGCTGAGTTCGGACATGGCCACCTACAACCCGATGAGCCACCACAACGGCGGCGTGTGGCCGCACGACACCGCGATCGCGGTGGCCGGGCTGCTGCGCTACCGGCACGTGCCCGGCGCCACGGCGCTCGCCGAGACCCTGACCGCGGGGCTGCTCGACGCCGCGGGCTTCTTCGACGGCCGCTTCCCCGAGCTGTTCTGCGGCTTCGACCGCACCGAATTCCCCACGCCGCTGCCGCACCCGGCGGCCTGCGCACCCCACGCGACCTCGGCCGCGGCGCCGCTGTTGTTGTTGCGCTCCTGGCTCGGTCTGCAACCGGACGTACCGCAACGTACCCTGGTGCTGCACCCGCGGCTACCGCTGGACTGGGGCACGGTGCGCATCGGCGACCTCCGGCTCGGGTCGGCGACCGTACACATCACCGCGCACGCGAACTCCGCGGAGGTCACCGGCCTGCCGAAGGATTGGGAACTGCGCAAGGCGGCCCCGGCGCGCTCGGCGCAGTCCGTCGACACCCGGCCCCGGGGCGACGACCAGGCGTCGGTGGCGACCAGCTGAGCGAGGCGGATGAATGGCAGAACCGATGTGGAACCCGCTGCTGCGAGACCAGCTCGACTGGCATTGGAAGAACCAGCTGCGGGGCCGCCTCGACGGCCTCACCGACGCCGAGTATTTCTGGGAGCCGGTTCCCGGCTGCTGGAACGTCCGCCCGCGGGGCACCGGCACGGCGCCGGTGCAGGCGGGTAGCGGGGCGATGACCATCGATTTCGCCTTCCCGCCGCCGGATCCGGCACCGCTGACGACGATCGCCTGGCGCCTAAGCCATGTGATCGTCGGGGTGCTGGCCATGCGCAACGCCGCACACTTCGGTCGGCCCGCGCGCGCGGACGCGCTCGGACGGGAACAGCAGGTCGACTACCAATCCTTCGAGTACGCACCGACCGCCGCCCTGGCGTTGGCGCAACTCGACGCGGAGTACACCACCTGGACCGCCGGCGTCGAGGCACTGGGCGAAGCCGATCTGTTGCGGCCGTGCGGACCTGCCGAGGGGCCGTGGGCCGACCAGCCGATGGCCGCGCTCGTGCTGCACATCCACCGCGAGGTCATCCATCATCTCGCCGAGGTGTGCCTGCTGCGCGATCTGTATGCGCACATGCGCGCCGACGCCGCGACACGCTGACCGCGGACACGCTGTCGGCGAGGGCCTCCGCCCATCCGGAGCGTCGGCGGGTTCGAACCTGAAGGGACAAGAACTCTTTCAGGCGAAAGGTGATCGATGGCACCCGGTCGGCACACCAGCGCAGGTCAGCGCATCGGCGCCGGAAGGCACGCGACTCCGGAAGGATCCACCGCCCTCGGTGGGCGAACAGGGGGCGGGCGGCACCGGGCGGTCGGTCCGTCCCGGCGGCGGGTGGGTCTGGCCGTGGCGGCCGGCGCGGCGCCGGTAGTGCTCACGCTCACCGGAACCGGCCCGGCCACAGCGGATGTCGAGTACCCGGCCGCTGTCACCGAAGAGGCGCCGTCGACCGGCACCGGTCCGGGCTCGCCGAAGTGGCCCGCCGCCGAGGCGCCGAATGTGCGTCCATATCACGGGATCCGCATTCCGGACGACACGCTGAGTTCCCTGCAGTGGGCGCGCCCCGTGCCCGAACCCGAGTACCTCTCGCCGGTGGAGGAGCTGCACGCGCCGGTCCCTGTCGCGCCGGTGCCGCCGATCGCTCCCCCGCCCGAAATGCTGCGCTTCGGGGATGTGCGAGTCGAACCGCCGGAGTGGTTGCCGCGCGAGCACGCCATCCAGCTCAACGACGCCGCGGCGGTACAGGAAGCCGAACTCGCCACCTTCTTGGATTCGGTCGGCATGGAACGCACCCGCTCGGACCGGGTCGCGAGCCAGACCATCGGCGCGGCCGCTCTCGGCGCCGCCGCGGGCGCCGCCGTCGCGAGTCCGTTCGCCCTGATCGGCGCGGGTGCGGGCGGTGCGATGGGAATGGTCATCGGCCTGCCCTTCGCACCCATCGGCCTGGCCGCGGTGCCGGTCGGCGCGGCCTACGGCGCGGCGCTCATGGCCGCCCCACTGGCAGTCATCGGCGCCGGAGTCGGCGCGACTGTCGGCGCGGCGCAAGCTCTTACCGCGCCGCCGCGCGCACTCGGCCCCGCGCCGGTGTAGTCCGCCGTGACCGAAGCCCGGACGCCGGGCGATCGAATGCCGCCGCCGAGCAGGGGAATCGCACGCCCGGCGTGCTGTCCGCCCGAAACCGGGAACCCCGGTCCCGTCGATGGGATCGAGGTTCCGTACCGGAAACGCTCAGCTCTGGAAGGCGAACCGCAGCAGCGCCTGCCGGTCGCCCTGCTTGATCTTGCCTTTGCGGTCGAGCACCTCGAGCTGCCAGACCGGGCCGTTGCGGAACGCGCGGGCGATGGCATTGGCGTTCTCGGTGCCCAGCATCGAAGGCCAGATCTCGGCGACCTGCTGGCTGCTGCCACCGGTCGCGTCGTAGATCTTGAACGCGATGTTGTTGGCCTTCTCGAAAGAACTTCCCTTCTTGAACGCCGCGGCGACGAAGATGATCGAGTCGATCGCGGCGGGCACGTTGGCGAAGATGACGTGCACGGTCTCGTCGTCGCCCGCGGCAGCACCGGTCTGCTCGTCGCCGGAGTGCGCGACCGAGCCGTTGCCGAACGGATCGAGGGAGTCCAGGCCGGCGAAACGGACCGGATCGCCGCCCTGGGCGCAGATCGCGATGAGATCCAGATCGACGCCCTTCTTGCGACGGGCCATGCCGAGCAGGCCACCGCTGCTGCCCGCCGACGGATCCCAGCTGACGCCGACGCTCAGATTGGTGATGCCGGCCAGGTCCGCGGGGCCGTCCTCTTTGCGGAGAGTGATCATGTGCTGCGATCGCCTTTCGTGTGACGCGGTTGTCTCGGGTGAAGCGTTTGTCTCGGTGAAGCGGTGAACGTCAACCGTTTTCGGATTCGGTGCCGGTACCCCGTGTCGACGGTTTCCGTGTCGATGATGCCCAATCGGCTCGCGTTCTGCCCGGCTCGTCCGCAGCGGCCCGCGATGGAGCGCGTCGATGATCATGATCGGCCCGACGGGATCGGCGTCCGCACAAGGACTACTCCCCCGTTCTCGGCCGCCTCGCGCCCCCGCAGGCGCACCGACCCGATTCCCTCAGCGGTGTGCGTCATGGGAAGACGGATGCGGGTGGGACGCCGCAGGAGCGCCCCACCCGTAGGGTTCCGGACCAGGTGCCCGGGCAGAGTCAGACGGTAACGCCGAAATCGCGTGCGATGCCGGACAGTCCGGAGCTGTAGCCCTGGCCGATGGCGCGGAACTTCCACTCCGCGCCGTTGCGGTACAGCTCGCCGAACACCATCGCGGTCTCGGTGGACGCGTCTTCGGACAGGTCGTAGCGGGCCAACTCCTCGCCGTTGGCGCGGTTGAGCACCCGGATGTAGGCGTTGCGTACCTGGCCGAAGGACTGGCTGCGCGCGTCGGCGTCGTAGACCGAGACCGGGAACACGATGGATTCGATGGTGGGCGGGGTCGCGGCGAGGTCGACGTTGATGACCTCGTCGTCGCCGGCGCCCTCACCGGTGCGGTTGTCGCCGGCGTGCTCGATGGCGCCCTCCGGGGACTTCAGGTTGTTGAAGAACACGAAATGCTTGTCGGAGACGACCTTCTTGTCCGCTCCCAGCGCGATGGCGCTGGCGTCGAGGTCGAAGTCGGTGCCGGTGGTGGTGCGCAGATCCCAGCCGAGCCCGACCGCGACGGCGGTCAGGTTCGGCGCCTGCTTGGTGAGCGAGACATTGCCACCTTTGGACAAACTGACACCCATGGACTGATTCCCTTTCACATCGACGGCGACCGACCATCGGCACGCCGCGCTCCCGGACGAGGCCGGGCCCTACTGATCGGTCCTGCCGCCACACACGGCGGAACCGGCATCGCGGCGGAAGAGAGCGGAACCGGCGGCCACACGACGATCGCCGAACACGGCGCCGCGTGCCCCGAATTCGATACTGCCCCCCGCGAGTGTCCGAGCGCTGAGCGCCGCACCGTCACCGGCGACCGGCGGCACCACTGCTGAAGACCTGGCGAGACCGGTGGCGGCGCTGTCGGGCACGATTCACACTAGCACGTCACAATGTCCGATTTGTCCGGCTACTGGGCGCCCGCGCCGGGGATCCGGCGACCTCGGCCCGGCGTTCCGATGACGGCGAAGTGTCGTTCGGAGATCGGCAGCCCACCCCTCGACCGACGAGAGCACACCCCGCAACGACACCGAGGCGGGACGTGACGTCCCGCCTCGGTGCTACGAAATCGCTGGGATCAGGCCAACTTCAGCGAGCGGCCGATGATCTCCTTCATGATCTCGGTGGTGCCGCCGTAGATGGCCTGGATGCGAGCATCCATATAGGCCTTGGCGATCGGGTACTCGCGCATGTAGCCGTAGCCGCCGTGCAGCTGCAGGCAACGGTTGATGAGGTCGATCTGCTCCTCGGTGCTCCACCACTTGGCCATCGCGGCGTCCTCGGCGGAGAGCTTGCCCGCGTTGAGGTCCTCGATGAAGCGGTCGACGAGCACGCGCACCGCGGTGGTCTTGGTGGCGAGCTCGGCCAGCACGAAGCGGGTGTTCTGCAGGGCGCCGATCGGCTTGCCGAACGCCTTGCGGTCGCGCACGTACTGGCAGGTCATCTCCAGGCAGGCCTCCATCGCACCGGCGGCCATGACCGCGATGGACATCCGCTCCTGGGGCAGGTTCTGCATCAGGTGGATGAAACCCTGCCCCTCGACGCCCAGCAGGTTCTTCGACGGGACACGCACATCGGTGAAGCTCAGCTCGGCGGTGTCCTGCGCCTTGAGGCCGATCTTGTCGAGGTTGCGGCCACGCTCGAAACCGGGCATGCCGCGCTCGACCACGAAGAGGCTGAAACCCAGCGCACCCTTCTCCGGGTCGGTCTGGGCGACCACGATGACGATGTCGGCGTTGATGCCGTTGGTGATGAAGGTCTTGGCGCCGTTGAGGACCCAGTCGTCACCGTCACGAACCGCGCGAGTCTTGATGCCCTGCAGGTCGGAGCCGGTGCCGGGCTCGGTCATGGCGATCGCGGTGATGATCTCACCGGAACAGAACCCGGGCAGCCAGCGCTGCTTCTGCTCGTCGTTGGCCAGCTCGAGCAGGTAGGGCGCGATCACATCGTTGTGCAACGAGAAGCCCAGGCCCGAGTACTGCAGACGGGAGGTCTCCTCGGTGATGATCGCGTTGTAGCGGAAATCCTGCACGCCGCCGCCGCCGTACTCCTCCGGCACAGCCATGCCGAGGAAGCCCTGCTTGCCCGCCTCGAGCCACACCTCGCGAGGGACGAGGCCGGCCTCTTCCCACTCCGCGTGGTTCGGCGCCACGTGCTGCTCGAGGAACTTGCGGTACGACTCCCGGAACAGCTCGTGCTCGGGCTCGAACAGTGTGCGCTCCACACCAACCTCCTTTTGGCCACACGGACCGGTCCACACCGACCCGCCGTTACCCGATACGGTACCCGGAACCCAAACCGTGGTTCACTTCGCACCGAAGATCTTGGGTTCGACCAGGAAGAGTAGCGGCACCGCACGACACAAAGCGAGACCGGTCGCAAACCTACTCGCCAGTCGGCAGCACACGCGCGACAATAGCTTCCAGCTATCACTCGGCAAGTTCGAGGCCGCGGGCCAGGACCGGCCAGGATTGCTTCAGCGCATCTTCCCAGTACCCCCAGGAATGCGTACCGGTCGGATCGAAGACATAGGTGGCCTCGATCCCCAGACCGGTCAGGCGGTCGCGCATATTGCGGGTACAGAGGTCGGTGGCGGCCTCGAGCAGTCCGCCGAGGACGACCTGATTCACCAGCCCGTCGACACCGGGCTGGGCGCGCGGCCCGTTCAGCTGGTCCCAGCGGCCGGGCAAGCCGCTGCCGGTGGACAGGAACAGCTCCACACCGCGCAACCCCTCGGCGTTCACATACGGATCGTTCGCCACCCACATCGGGTCGTCCGGCGGGCCGTACATGTTCACCACGTCACCGCCGCCGGCCGCCACCACCGTCTGCACGAGCTGATGGCCGAGTGGATCGCTGATCTGGGCGCATCCGCTGTAGGCGGCCACCGCGCGATAACTGCCGGGGGCAGCGATGGGCAATTGCAGGACCGAGGTGCCCGACATCGACAGACCCGCCAGCGCGTTGAGCCCGTCGGTGCCCAGGGCGCCGTCGATCACCGGCGGCAACTCTTCGGTGAGGAACGTCTTCCACTTGTTGACCCCGAGAACGGGATCGCGGGCTCGCCAGTCGGTGTAGTAACTCCACGCCCCGCCGATCGGCTGGACGACATTGACCGGGTGCGCGGCCAGGAATTCCAGCGCCGAGGTCCGCGCCTGCCAGGTCGCCGAATCCTCCCCACCGCCCGCGCCCGCCAGCAGATACAGGGTCGGCCTCGGTACCGAGGTGTCGGCCGGCCGCTGCACGTCGAGTTCGATCACCTGATCCATGGCGGCGGAATAGACGCCGAGCCGGAGGTTCCGGTCACCGACGACCCGGAAGTCGACCAGCCGCGATCCGTCGGCCGATATCGGCGTCGCCGACGGCGCCCCGGAGCGAACGAGCGGATCGGCCACCGTAGGCGTTGCGGCGCCGGGATCAACGGCAGGCGCGGGGGGCACGCCGGGATCGGCAGCCGTCACACTGGCTGGCACAGTGGCCGTCATGATGGCCGCCGCGATCGCGGTGGCGGCTCCGGTCAGCCTCGATCCGATCCGCGTCCACGCCATTTCCTCACGCTACGCACCGGATGCCGGAGAATAGCTGGAAAGCCGATGCCGTTCGAGGATCGTTGTACGCCGAAGACGGGACGGTGACCGTTGTCCAGCGTGGCCGGCCCGCACACGCCGACCCGATCTCAGATGCCCAGCAGACCGCGGACCCGACCGCCGAGCGTGCGACCGGAATCGCGCGCACGCTCGGTGAACAGATAACGGATCTCCTCCTCGAGCGCCTTGCGCACCACATCACGCAAGTCGGCGGCCGCAGCGTCGAGATCCTCGGCGCCGGTCCACGGCGCCGGATCGATCGGCGCCCCCGCGGAGAAGTAGAACCGCTCCGGCCGCGGGATCGGCCCGAGACCGCGCACCAGCGGCGGCGTGAGGTCGTGCTTGAGGCCGAGCGCTTCGACAGCCCAGCGCACCGGCCGCATGAGGGAATGATGACCGTCGACCACGATGTCGTAGGCATCGTCGACACCGATCATCGCCACCGGCACGATCGGCGCCCCCGCGGCCAGCGCCATCCGCGCGAATCCGGTACGCCCCTCCCACTTCAGTACGTACTTCTCGTTCTTGCGGCGGATGGCCTCGCGGCCGCCG from Nocardia higoensis includes the following:
- a CDS encoding histone deacetylase, translating into MVDRHEVDQQRGSPARVWYAAYGSNMHLDRLRCYLAGGRPRGGSIELPGARDPADPIRSRAVEIPGVLYFATESLTWTGGRAFYCPDAAGRTAARAHLLTTEQFADIVAQEMYRPPGTDLDLHEVLAAGRARLGPGRYETLVHVGTLDGWPMLTCTAPWHHTGVPGNPPARAYLRHLAAGLAESHDWPLTRIAAYLATRPGAAAAWSPEAVAEVIRPRL
- a CDS encoding glycosyltransferase family 4 protein, with amino-acid sequence MHIVLVAPPYFQVPPTGYGGVEAVVAQLADTLVARGHRVSLIGVGAPGTEADFVQVAERGAAEQLGEAYPEVLHALRVRQAVEELAAREPIDVVHDHTFAGVLNAPSYHQLGIPTVLTVHGAVDGEFAEYFRRIGDTAGLVAISDRQRALAPDLNWVGRVHNALVPRQWPFRAEKDSYALFLGRFSPCKGADLAVRAAHEAGVPLILAAKCIEPIEREFFEDCVQPLLTDDDLVFGEADSTQKRTLLADARCLLFPIRWEEPFGMVLIEAMACGTPVVAMRGGAVEEVVEHGVTGWVCDEAAALPDYMLRSEEIDPRACRSRVERLFSVDRLAAGYEAVYLETVAGYRDPVPEARQRSATLVTAVR
- a CDS encoding glycogen debranching N-terminal domain-containing protein; translated protein: MTAPLRPLAGTATVSLVQPDTGCLCVSDRGGDIHRDATQGLFYRNARVLSQWELTVEGRAVEQIAFDNVGPGQTRFLLRVTPYSGCASTVLLERHRILGHGLTESITVRNLGYEDTALTLTLDVDADFADLTAVKHGKPEAGGGDVTVSGEEMLFIDDSDAGHGVAVHATGEPKVTPGLFRWRAVVPAQGRWQAEVGAQPVNRYRRMPIVGSETPHEPDEPTVSWRNTPTRVHATATEFARVLTYAENDLAALAIHDESGAPAYLAAGAPWSIQLSGRDSLLSAWMTLPLNPDLALSTLARLAALQGTTSDPHTEEEPGRILRVHHGPVGATDREGACYGSVDTTPLFVMLLGEALRWGADPADVRRLLPAADAALTWIDEYGDLDGDGFVEYRRRTDRGRINQSWKDSCDCINDAHGHRADPPIALAEVQGYAYAAELARADLADVFDDQRTAERLRARAAARKARFDAAFWLPEHGHYALGLDGHKAHIDALTSNPAHCLWTGIVADERAAQLVESLASRSMGNGFGLRTLSSDMATYNPMSHHNGGVWPHDTAIAVAGLLRYRHVPGATALAETLTAGLLDAAGFFDGRFPELFCGFDRTEFPTPLPHPAACAPHATSAAAPLLLLRSWLGLQPDVPQRTLVLHPRLPLDWGTVRIGDLRLGSATVHITAHANSAEVTGLPKDWELRKAAPARSAQSVDTRPRGDDQASVATS
- a CDS encoding RNA polymerase sigma factor SigF; the protein is MRETAAPARTANTGSEERRKSRHTEDTYDNIEPRFAELAALSSTDPRREALREHIIELCLPLADHIARRFTGRGEAFDDLHQTARLGLVQAVDRFDVSRGSSFLAFAVPTIMGEVRRHFRDHTWALRVPRRAKELQALIGPATEILSQRLGRMPSAREIADELDIELSEVTRALVAANAYSTNTLHAVGRDDDGNAGLSVGDSLGSEEPCYTLMEDAMAVRPLIAALPDRERQVLIWRFYDSLTQSQIAERLGVSQMQVSRILNRTLNQLRESALAEPVAAVA
- the lexA gene encoding transcriptional repressor LexA, encoding MSRTDDAGEESGVAVDPALNGADLTVRQRKVLDVIRSSVSERGYPPSIREIGDAVGLTSTSSVAHQLRALERKGYLRRDPNRPRAVDVRGLDEAVRAVTALPGGAEARESAADPSRPTPTFVPVLGRIAAGGPILAEQAVEDVFPLPRELVGDGSLFLLRVVGESMVDAAICDGDWVVVRQQNVAENGDIVAAMIDGEATVKTFKHIGKDVWLMPHNPLFEPIPGNDARILGKVVTVIRKV